The Polyangium aurulentum genomic interval TCCCATCGCCCCCGTCGACCTCACGGCCCCCGAATTCAAGGCGGATCCTTTCCCCTTTTATGCCCGCCTGCGGCGCGAGGCCCCGGTCCATCCCACGAAGCTGCCCGACAAGCGCACGGCCCACCTCGTGACGCGTTATGACGACGTCGTCACGGTCCTCAAGGACGACGCGCGCTTCGTCAAGGACCCCCAGCGCGCGCTGACCCCGGACCAGATGACGAAGCAGCCCTGGTTCCCGAGCTTCTTGCAGCCGCTCACCCGCAACATGCTCGACATCGACGATCCCGATCACCGGCGGCTGCGCAACCTCGTCCACAAGGCATTCACGCCGCGCATCATCGAGGACATGCGCGGGCGCGTGCAGCGGATTGTCGACGAGCTGCTCACGGCGGCCCTGATACGGGGCAAGATGGACCTCGTCCGCGATTTCGCGCTGCCCCTGCCGCTCACCGTGATCGTCCAGCTCCTCGGCGTGCCCCCGCGCGATCAGGGCGCGTTCCACAGGTGGTCGAGGGCCATGATGCACGCCACCTCCACGGCCAGGATGCTCACGGCGCTCCCGGACCTCTTCCTCATGATGCGTTATCTACGCAAGCTCATTCGAGACAAACGCGAGCGCCCCCAGAGCGACCTCTTGACCGCGCTCGTGCAAGCCGAGCAAGAGGGGGGCAAGATGAGCGAGGACGAGCTCATCGCCATGATCGTCCTCCTCATGCTCGCGGGCCACGAGACCACGGTCAATCTCATTGCCTCGGGCACCCTCGCGCTCCTGCAGAACCCGACCGAGCTCGAGCGCCTGCGGCAAGACCCCTCGCTCATCGATTCAGCCGTCGAGGAGCTCCTGCGCTACACCGCGCCCGTCGAGACGGCCACCGAGCGCTACACCAGCGACGACGTGCAGCTCGCCGGCGTCACCCTCCCGCGCGGCTCGCTCGTCCTCGCGGTCCTGGCCTCGGCGAACCGCGACGCCTCCCAGTTCGAGGATCCCGACCGCCTGAATCTCTCCCGCACCCCGAACCGCCACGTCGCTTTCGGGCAGGGCATTCACTTCTGCCTCGGCGCCCCCCTGGCGCGCCTCGAGGGGCAACTCGCTTTTCCCGCGCTCCTGCGCAGGCTCCCCCGCATTCGCCTCGCCGCCTCTCCTCAATCGCTGCGCTGGCGCCCGACGCTCGTCGTTCGCGGCCTCGAATCGCTCCCCGTCACCCTCTAGCGCGATGGCGTCCCCCCTCCCCGCGGACACGATCCATTTCAAATGGAGCAAGCACGTGCTGCGGTTCGAGCCGCCGGGCTTGCTCTACGTCAAGGTCTTCGGCGCCATCACCGCCACGGAGGTGCATGAGTTCGTGGCGATCGCGTACGACCTCGGCGACCGCTTCGGCCGATATCATTTCCTCGCCGACATCGTCGAGATGACCGATTGGCCCAAGGACTCCCGCACCGTCGCCGTGCGCGCGACGCGCCCCTACCCTTATCGGGAGGTGGTCATCGTGGGCGCGAGCTTCTCCATGCGCGTCGTCATCAGCGCGATCATCACGGCCGGGCGCCTGCTCCTGCCCGCATTCTTCGAATTCGGGAGCGTGTACGTCGCCACCGAGAGGGAAGCGCGCGCGTACATCGCCGAGCAGCGGGGGCGCGGGGGCGGCACGTCGGGGTGAGGTCACCGCGCGATCGCGTCGAGCATGCCGCGCATGTTCTTCGCCGAGAGCTCGTCTCCGATCTCGGTGAACAGGCGCTCCGCCGCGCGCAGGTCCCGGACCGGATTGCCCGTCCCGTCGGGCCTGGCCAGCTCGATCCGGGCGCGCGTCGCGAGGAAGTAAGCCTGCTCGAACGTCGATTCGATGCTGCGCACGCGCTTCTCCGCCTCCGCGAGGTAGCTCCGTGCACGTTCCATGTCGCCCATCTCGCACGCCCACTGCGCGCCCGTCGTCTCCACCTGCGCAGAGTCGCCCCCGACGCCGAAGCGCGCGTCGATCAATCGGCACAGATCCAGCAGCGCGAGCAGATCCTCGTCGGGCACGCGCCCCGCGCGGCCGAGCACCTCCCTGCGGCAGAGAGCGATGTTGAAGATGGCCCCCTCGAGCGAGAAGTAATCGCCGACCATCCCGAAGATCGCCGCGGCGCGCAGGTGGTGCGCGGCCGCGGCCTCGGGGTCGCCGGCCCGCCGGGCCAGCAATCCCATCACGTTCACCACGGCGCCGAGCGTGCTGATGTCCCCGCCCAGCTCGAGCCTCGCCGCCAGCTTGCCGAGCGACGCGAGGGACGACGAGGGATCCTCGAACCGATGTCGGTATGCGACCAGCGCACGTAGACGCGCACCGACGGCCCGCCCCGGCGCGTCCATCCGCCCGGACCATTTCTCGGCCAGCTCGTCGAGCAGATCCTCCTCGTCGAGCTGATGGGCCGCCCTGCCCCGGAGCAGCGCCGACCAGGACGCGAGCGCGTCGTGCGCGTCCAGCCTCGAGCCACCTTCGAGCGAGGATACCGTTGCCTGGGCGTCGCCGCGCTGGAGCGCGATCGTCGCCTCGATGAGCGCGCGCAGATCCGCGGCGCCGAATTCTCGGACGGTATTCGACGAGCGCGCGTGGGTCCACGCCTCGACCGCGTCGCGGCCGGGGTGAAATCGCAGGTGCCGCGCCCCGATCCCGAGGCGCCAGGCCCGCGTCCGGCCCAGGCACTGCACGACGTCGCTCATCCCTTCGCGGCCGAGGCGGTGCATGTGCCGCGCCACCTCCTTGCCGACGCTCGCAATGGCCTTGTGGCGCCACGGGCCCACGCGCGCGACCTCCTCCGCCGTCACGTACGCGCGCGGATGGACCCGCTCGGTGCGCGCGAGCGCGAGCAGCGCATAAAAGTCGACCCACTGCCCACCGAGCTCGACCGTCCCGATCTGCACGCGCGCCGCCTCGACATCGACCCGGAGCCTCATGCGCGCGAGGCTACCAGCGCGCGCCCGACGGCGGAACGCTCCGTGTGAAATGGTGTGAACGAGGGGAGCGAGTAGCCTCCGAGCCGCTTCGACCACCGACCATTCCGAGGGAGGAATCGCATGAAAGAAACAGTGACGCGCGGCGGGTGGCCAAGGGCCATCGCAATCGCGCTCGCGCTCGCCACGGCCGCGGGCTGCTCCTCGAGCGAGGCCCCGCCGCAATCGCGCCCCGGCCACGAACCCTATTACGTCGACGAGGCCACCGAGCTGTCGATCGGCGAGATCCCGGGGCTCGCCTCCTGGCATCGCGACGTCGTGCTCACCTGCCCCGTCGGGCCCCTCGCCACGTCGCTCCATGGCGGCAGCGAGAGGTTCGCCGGGTGCCAGGTGAAGCTCGTCGAGGCGGGCTCCGTGCGGGCGATTGGCATCTCGGGCGTACGCGCGGCGAGGCGGCTCTCCGGCGATCGCCTCCTCCTCCAGAAGCCCAACCTCGACCTCGTCGTGCGCTCCCCTTCCGGCGAGGAGAGCGTGATCGCCTCCGCCGCGCTCACGCCCACCGTCGCGCCCGAGGGCGAGCGGATCGCATTCGTTCAATACCCCGAGGGCACCACCGAGCCCGGGCTCGGCGTCCCGACGAGGCTCGTCATGCACGATATCGCCACCGGCGAGCGCCGGGTCATCACCGAGGACCCATCCGCCTATGCGCCGTACATCGTCCCCGGCACGGGCGACGTGCTCTTCGTCTCCGCGCGGACGGGCCTGGCCTCGCTATGGCTCGCGCCCGAGGGGAAGCCCGAGGTGCAGCTCACGAACGTGGGATTGACCCGCATGGGCAAGGGGTTCGTCCCCGTGCCCCTCGATCAGCTCATCTGGCTCCCGGGCAGCCGGCAGGCCGTGTACACGGCGCATTACGGCGACGACGTGCTCTGGAAGATCGACGTGGACACGGGCGAGGCCGAGGTGCTCGGCCCCGGGCGCTTCCCGAACCTCACGGAGGGCGGCCGGGTGCTCGCGCATCATTTCGGCGCGCGTGGGGACGTCGCGCGCGCCCACACCGTGCACCGTTATCTCGAGGCGCCGTGAGGAGGTCCCCCATGAAGAAGATCGAATGCTCTCTCGCGCTGCTCGTCGTCCTGACGCCCGCGCTCGCCTCCGCGCAGACCTACCGCTGGCCCGTTCATCAGGGCGCGTCGGTGTACGCGTACATGGATCACAGCGCCGGCGACACGGTCCAGAACTACGCGTGCAACGACGATAAAATCAACGGTCACCGGGGGACCGACATCCTGGGGGCCAACGTGAACGTGTCTGCTGCCGCCACCGGCTGGGTCATGCGCCGGGAGGACGGCCACGCCAACAATCCCACGGACAGCTATGGGCAGTCGCTCACCATCGACGCCAGCGCGGGCAATGGATTCGGCAATCACGTCGTGCTCCTGCACGGAGGCGGCTACAACACCATCTACGGCCACCTCAACCCGAACAGCGGGCTGCCGGCGTTCGGGGCCGAGATCGCGTGCGGCGCGTCCCTCGGCACGGTTGGCAACTCCGGCAACTCGTCCGGGCACCACGTGCACTTCGAGGTCCGCTCCGGGGTCAGCACGCCCTGCAATGAGGATCAGGGCAACTGGTGGTATTACGGTGGCAGCGCCGTCGACCCGTTCTCGGGCACGTGCTCGCAGGCGACCTCGTACTGGACGAGCCAGAACAGCGGCACCCCGACCACCGCCTGCGCCGCCAACAACCCCGCGCCGCCCCCGGCGCCGTCGGCGAATGCAGCCTGCGCGTCCGGCGGGGGCAGCCCTGGCGATGAGCCGTCGGGGCCGATCCAGGGCGATCACTCGCTCTTCGTCTCGGAGACCGTGCCGGATGGGACGCTCGTCGCGCCGGGCCAGACGTTCCCCAAGCAATGGATCATCCGCAACACCGGCACGACCTCGTGGACCGACGACGCGCATTACTACATGCGCTTCAAGAGCGGCCACCAGATGGGCGCCCCGCTCGCCATCCTGCTCGCCGAGGGCGAGACGGTGGCGCCCGAAGGGCTGCGGACCTTCGCCGTCAGCCTCACGGCCCCCACGTCGCCGGGGCTCTACCGCGGCACCTTCCAGATGTACCACGCTGCGGACCCGAAATCGGGCGAGACGGGGTATTACTTCGGCGACGAGTACTGGTACGAGATCAAGGTCGACGGCATTGGCGGCAAGAGCTGCTACAGCAACACGCTCGGGCACGACATCAACGACGGGGATTTCGTGCAGGTCACGTACGGCGGCTGTGGCCAGCCGACCTGCGCCTGGTACCGCTGCAACGACGGCAACTTCGCCTGCGGCGATCCGAGCGCCATCGCGCCCGAGAGCGTCTCGTACGGCAATGCGAGCTGCGGGGGCGGCGGAGGCGTGGGCCCCGGGGGCAACCCGGGCGGCAGCGGCGCCTCGTGCTACAGCCAGACGCTCGATCAATCGGTGGCGTCGGGCGATTGCGTGCAGGTCCCCTACGCGGCGTGCGGGATGGGGCAATGCGCGTGGTATCGGTGCAGCAGCGGAGCCTGGCAATGCACGAGCGCGCAGGCCTGCTCTGGCGGCAAGCACGCCAATGCCTCGTGCGGGGGCGGGGGCGCGGGCGGCGCGTGCAGTTGCCAGGCTGGCCAGGACAACTATTGCGGCTTCGCGCCCGGCACCGCGGCCTGCGCCATGACCATGCCGGGAGGCTACTGTGATCCCAACGGCGACGGCAGCTACAGCGACGCGGACTGGACCCGAGGCTATTCGAAGTACCAGGAGAGCTGCGCGGGCGGCTCCGGCGGCTCCGGCGGCTCTGGCGGCGCGGGCGGCTCCGGTGGCGCGGGTGGCGCAGGCGGCGGCGGCGCGGGCGGGGGAGGCTCGGGCGGCGGCGGCGGCGGGTGCGTGTCGATGGGCGCTTGCGGCTGCAAGAGCGGCGTCGACAACTTCTGCCTCTACGGCATCAACGTTCCTGGCTGCGGCATGACGGCGCCCGGCGGCTACTGCGACCCGAACGGCGACGGCAACTTCAGCGACGCCGACTGGAACAAGGGCTATTACGACTACCAGGCCGCGTGCACGGGCGGCTGCCAGGGCCCCTCGTGCGGGCAGGTCGCGGGCATGAATGGCTGGCCGGCGGCGAAATGCGAATGGAACGGCAACAACGCGTGCGGCGGCTGGGGCACGCCCACGTACGAGTGCGATCACTGCTGCCCGTGAACGACCCCCCAAGGCTCGCCGGCGACCCTCGGAGGATGGCCGGCGACCCTCGAAGACTCGTCCGCTACCCTTGAAGGCTCGCCCGCTACCCTTCAAGGCTCGCCCGCTACCCTTCAAGGCTCGCCTGCTACCCTTCAAGGGTCGCCCGCGACGCTCGGATCATCGCCCGCGAGCCCTGGCCGATGGCCGCCTACCCTCGCGGCCTCGGCCACGGTCCTCGGACCATCGCCGCATACCCTTCGAGGCTCGGCGCCTGTCCTCGGAGGCTCGTCGACGACCCTCGCAGGCTCGCCGTCCATCCTTCACGCCTCGCGCGCTATCGTCGCGATCTTGCTCGCGAGCCTCCAGCGATTGACGGGTGTCCCTGGATGCTTAACACCATGGGTCTGTCGTGCGGAATTTTCCAGCACGATCGAAGCCACCCTTCTCTGTTCCCCTTGTTGGGGGAGGAGCACTTCCATGAGCGATCCCAAGCATCCGCGGCCTGGCGCCCAGGTTCTCGATCTCAGCGACCTTGCGCTGAAGGACATCACGCCGGAGCAGGCGCAGAAGCTCACGAAGCCGCGCGACGGCATCGCGAAGGCCGTCACGAACGTCCTTCTTTCCGATCCCGAGGCCCGCAAGCGCGCGGGCGTATCCGACGACGAGGTCGTGGAGCTCACCGCCCTCTGGGCCGACTACCAGCGCCTCGAGGAGGTGCTGCCGGCGGTCGAGAAGCTCGCCGAGCTGGTCAAGGAGACGCGGCAATTGAGCGGCCATGAAATCGCGATCCGCGTGGGAGAAATCGCGAACCAGATCCGGCGCCGGGGCGAGCGGTCGATCAACGAAGGCGAGGTCGTGGCCCCGTTCTCTGCGCTGCTCGACTACCAGTTCGGCCCCGCCGCAAAGGCGGCGGCGACGCGGGAGAAGGCCAAGGGCAAGGCCGACGCGACCGCGCAATCCCCGGCCATCGCCCGCGCGCCGGTGGAGGACTGAGGGCGACGATCGGCCGCCATCAGCCGCTGCGCGTCGCTGCGAGCCAGGCAGCGAGCTCGTCCGGCGTGAGGTCGAGGACGAGGTCACCCACGCGCTCGGCCCCTTGCTCGCGCACCCTCTGCGCGAGCTGCGCGCGCTCCGCCGGGGCCAGCGCCCGCGCCAGCCGCCGCTCGAACTGGCGGACGAGCGGCTTGAGCTCTCCCTCCAAGATGAGCTCCTTCCGCACCTCCGGGCTGTGCTCGAGGAACACCCGCAGGATGTGCTGGCGTCGGGCCTCGACCTCGGGGTCGTCCTTCTTCGCTGCGACCTGCTGCAACAGCAGCTCATCTCGTGCCGCGGTCGACATCGGCAAACACTCTACCATATCCAGCACCCATGCCGTCGGCCTTCTTGCCCCGATCCAACGCGCGAATGCATCCAGCGCTCGTCCGGAGCGGGCCATCAGGAACGGAACCAGTTCGTCCTGGAGCGGCAGCTCGTTGGCCGCGATCCACAGAAACGGAAATCCTGACGGCTCCACACGATAGCAGCCCGCTCCCACCAGCGCGAGCGTACGTTCCCGGACCAACCACTCGGGCACGTGCGGCGCCAGGATCCACAAAGGCTCCTGATCCACCCTCGCGGGTTTTGCTGGCTCAGCCTCCTCCACCCGCTGCACCTGCCTCGCCTGTCGGCGCAGCAAGGCTCGTTCGACAGCTCCCTCGTCCAGGTGATCGCCCGCCATCTTGATCTCCAGCAGCACCTCCTCGTGCCCTGCCGCTTCGGGCCAGGGCCAGGGCAGCTCTGCGAGCGGCTCGGACGATAGCACGCGCAGATATCCGTCCCCCTGCACCTTGACGAGCCCGATCTCCGGCGGGTCCTGCCACGCCAGCGCCCCTCTCGTCACCATCTTGGTCTCCTCCGCGAAGGTGCGCTTGGCCAGTTGCTCGGGCTGACCCACGCGGATTGACCTACCAGAGCGGTCCTGGGAACGAAAGTGCAAAAGGATGGCCCAGAAAAACGCTCGTCTGATGGACGACCGCAGCCGTTTGGCAGGAACGACCGAAAGGGGGCGATCCACCTCGTCACGGGCGGCCAGCACCCGTGTGAAGAAAAAACGAGGGGCCGTCCGGATGGAGGGGGAGAGCGGCGCTCGCGCCTCCGTCCACCAGACCCCTTGCAGCCCTGTCGCGCGCCGGTGCATTCTCCGCCGGTGATGCTTGCTGGCACCGTGCTCGACGGTCGCTTCGAGGTGGAGGTGCTCGCCGGCTCCGGCGGGATGGGAGCCGTCTATCGCGCCCTCGATCGTACGAGCGGCTCCCCCGTCGCGCTCAAGCTCCTGCGCGAGGGCGACGCGCACGCGGCGGCGCGCTTCGTTCAGGAGGCCCGGGCCCTCTCCGAGCTCGCGCACCCGAGCATCGTGCATTACGTCAGCCACGGGAAGACGTCCGGAGGCGAGCCGTACCTCGTCATGGAGTGGCTCGCCGGCGAGACCCTCGCGGAGAGGCTCGCCCGGGAAGGGCTGCGCCTCGAGGAGGGCATCGCCCTCGTGCGCACCGTGGCCGAGGCGCTCGGGGCGGCGCACGCGCGCGGGATCGTCCACCGCGATATCAAGCCGAACAATCTGTATCTCGTGAATGGGTCGATCGAGCGCGTGAAGGTGCTCGATTTCGGGATCGCGCGCCTGCCCGCGGTGACGACGCGGCTCACGCAGACGGGCATCGTGCTGGGCACGCCCGGGTACATGGCGCCAGAGCAGGCGCGAGGGGAGCAGGGGAAGATCGACCCGCGCG includes:
- a CDS encoding STAS/SEC14 domain-containing protein: MASPLPADTIHFKWSKHVLRFEPPGLLYVKVFGAITATEVHEFVAIAYDLGDRFGRYHFLADIVEMTDWPKDSRTVAVRATRPYPYREVVIVGASFSMRVVISAIITAGRLLLPAFFEFGSVYVATEREARAYIAEQRGRGGGTSG
- a CDS encoding TolB family protein, yielding MKETVTRGGWPRAIAIALALATAAGCSSSEAPPQSRPGHEPYYVDEATELSIGEIPGLASWHRDVVLTCPVGPLATSLHGGSERFAGCQVKLVEAGSVRAIGISGVRAARRLSGDRLLLQKPNLDLVVRSPSGEESVIASAALTPTVAPEGERIAFVQYPEGTTEPGLGVPTRLVMHDIATGERRVITEDPSAYAPYIVPGTGDVLFVSARTGLASLWLAPEGKPEVQLTNVGLTRMGKGFVPVPLDQLIWLPGSRQAVYTAHYGDDVLWKIDVDTGEAEVLGPGRFPNLTEGGRVLAHHFGARGDVARAHTVHRYLEAP
- a CDS encoding cytochrome P450 family protein, with the translated sequence MPPIAPVDLTAPEFKADPFPFYARLRREAPVHPTKLPDKRTAHLVTRYDDVVTVLKDDARFVKDPQRALTPDQMTKQPWFPSFLQPLTRNMLDIDDPDHRRLRNLVHKAFTPRIIEDMRGRVQRIVDELLTAALIRGKMDLVRDFALPLPLTVIVQLLGVPPRDQGAFHRWSRAMMHATSTARMLTALPDLFLMMRYLRKLIRDKRERPQSDLLTALVQAEQEGGKMSEDELIAMIVLLMLAGHETTVNLIASGTLALLQNPTELERLRQDPSLIDSAVEELLRYTAPVETATERYTSDDVQLAGVTLPRGSLVLAVLASANRDASQFEDPDRLNLSRTPNRHVAFGQGIHFCLGAPLARLEGQLAFPALLRRLPRIRLAASPQSLRWRPTLVVRGLESLPVTL
- a CDS encoding NBR1-Ig-like domain-containing protein — protein: MKKIECSLALLVVLTPALASAQTYRWPVHQGASVYAYMDHSAGDTVQNYACNDDKINGHRGTDILGANVNVSAAATGWVMRREDGHANNPTDSYGQSLTIDASAGNGFGNHVVLLHGGGYNTIYGHLNPNSGLPAFGAEIACGASLGTVGNSGNSSGHHVHFEVRSGVSTPCNEDQGNWWYYGGSAVDPFSGTCSQATSYWTSQNSGTPTTACAANNPAPPPAPSANAACASGGGSPGDEPSGPIQGDHSLFVSETVPDGTLVAPGQTFPKQWIIRNTGTTSWTDDAHYYMRFKSGHQMGAPLAILLAEGETVAPEGLRTFAVSLTAPTSPGLYRGTFQMYHAADPKSGETGYYFGDEYWYEIKVDGIGGKSCYSNTLGHDINDGDFVQVTYGGCGQPTCAWYRCNDGNFACGDPSAIAPESVSYGNASCGGGGGVGPGGNPGGSGASCYSQTLDQSVASGDCVQVPYAACGMGQCAWYRCSSGAWQCTSAQACSGGKHANASCGGGGAGGACSCQAGQDNYCGFAPGTAACAMTMPGGYCDPNGDGSYSDADWTRGYSKYQESCAGGSGGSGGSGGAGGSGGAGGAGGGGAGGGGSGGGGGGCVSMGACGCKSGVDNFCLYGINVPGCGMTAPGGYCDPNGDGNFSDADWNKGYYDYQAACTGGCQGPSCGQVAGMNGWPAAKCEWNGNNACGGWGTPTYECDHCCP